AAGCTCAGATGTTCAGAAGATTGTGGGATCGATTCAGGAGCATCAGCCGGCGTGCCTGGGCCTTCACCGGCATCGGCACTGTGGTGTCCGTCGTGCTGCTGGCGGGCATCCTCGTCGGCTGGGACTATACCAACTCCCCGCCGTTCTGCGGCACGACCTGCCACACCATGCCACCGGAGTATACCGCTTATCTGGTGTCGCCTCATGCGCGCGTCTCGTGCGTGGAGTGTCACATCGGGCGCACCTTCATCGGCAACGCGTTCACACGCAAGGCCGGCGACATGATGCACGTGGTACGCATGCTGTCGGCGAATTACGAGGTGCCGATCTACGCCAAGGGCATGCAGCCGGCCAGCGAGTCGTGTGAGAAGTGTCACTGGCCGCAGAAATTCGCCGACGACAAGGTGAAGCTGATCAATCACTACGCGGCGGATGAGCAGAACAGCCTGGCGACGACGCTGCTGACCATGAAGACCGGCGGCGGCACCACGCGCGAAGGCCGCGGGTTGGGCATTCACTGGCACATCGAGAACGAAATCACCTATGTCGCCACTGACGAGCTCGATCAAAATATCCCGTGGGTGCAGGTGAAGGACGAAACGGGCAAGGTCACGGTGTACGCCGATGTCGAAAAGCCGCTGACACCGGACCAGATCGCCAAGGCCGAAAAGAAGGAAATGAGCTGCATCACCTGTCACAACCGCATCTCACACACCTTCCGCTCGCCCGAGCAAGTCATCGACCAGGCGCTCTCGAGCAAGCGGCTCGATGTCAATATGCCGGCCATTGCCAGGAAGAGCGTGGAAGTCCTGTCGACGCCGTACAAGTCGGCCGACGAAGCAAAGCAGGCGATCGAAGGGTTGGATGGCTTCTACAAGAAAGAGTACGCCGACTACTACGCCAGGAACACCAAGACAGTGCAGAACGCCATTGCGTTCCTGAAAACGAGCTACGAGACGCTGGTGTTCCCGTCGGAGGAAATTAGCTGGACGACGCACCCGGACAACATCGGGCACAAAAACTCATCGGGCTGCTTCCGCTGCCACGATGGCAAGCACTTTACGCAAGACAACAGCAAGGCGATCCGCCTGGAATGCAACATCTGCCACACCTTGCCGCAGGTGTACACCAGTGTAGAAAGCAAGCCGTCGGTCACGCTGGCGAAAGGTCTGGAGCCGGAATCGCACGCCAAGACGACCTGGCTGATCGAGCACCGCGCGGTGTTCAACGAGACATGCCAGCAGTGTCACGACACGCGCAACCCGGGCAGCAAGGACAATTCGTCGTTCTGTTCGAATGTGGCCTGCCACGGCGTCAAATGGACCTACGCCGGACTGAACGCGCCCGGGTTGGCCAAAGTCTTCCCGGCGGCCGCGCCGCGCGTCGCCAACCCGAACGCCACGCCGCCCAACATCCCGCACCCGATTGGCGGCAAGCCGGACTGTCTGATCTGCCACGGTCAGAAGAGCACGTCACGACCGGCGCCGACATCGCATGCGACGATCGATATCGCCCTGTGCCTGGACTGCCACAAGCCGTCGTTCCCGCCGCCGGCCAGTGAAGTCACGGTTACCGGGCCGCCGACCGTGCCGCACGATCTGGCGGGGCGCGCCGAGTGCCTCGGCTGCCACAACGGCGGCGGCGCGAAGACTCCCCAGGTGCCCAAGTTCCACCTGGACTTCAAGTTCACGAACAGCAACTGCTTGACCTGTCACGCCTTGAAGCTCAATCCGAACCTGCCGAAGAACGTCGGCTTCCCGGCATTGCCGGCTTCGCATGCGGGCCGCTCGGTCTGTCTGGCCTGCCACGCGGAGGGTGTGTTGGGCGCGAAGAAGCTGCCGACCAGCCATGCCGGCCGGGTGGACTCAGCGTGCTTGACATGCCACCAACCTAAGTAGGTTCACCAGCTGTCATCGCTGCGGTCCTTTTTCCCTCCTGCCGCAGCGTGACGAACGGCCCCCGGACACTATATGTCCGGGGGCCGTTTCTATTTCGGAGGATGCGCAGCACAATACGACACCGCAACATTACCCAGCACAGGGACAGGCCGTTGGCTGCCGATGCACCGCGGGTCAGACACCAGCAAGACATATGGCCCGTAGGGGTGCGAACGAAAGTCCATCGGCTGCCGCCGCTACGTGGGTGCGGACGTATGGTCGCCGGTTGAGCCGCTCGAAGCCGCCAGGCGCCCGCCTCTACACGGACGCGGCATAAGCCGGTAGGGGCGCGGCGGGCGGAAACGGGCATTCTGCTCGACCATCAAGAGCAAAGCGCTCTACTTGCCCTCGCACAGAATCTTGCCCTGCAACGCCGGTTCCGAGTCCGGCTCCTGCGCCAGCGCCTTGTCCAGCCATGGCCGGGCTTTGTCGCACTGGTCGAGGAAAGCATACGACAACCCCAGTTCGTAGTAGAACTCGGTTGTCGTTACCCCGCGCTTGATTGCCTCTTCGAAGTTGGGAATCGCTTCCTCGTACTGCCGCTGGGCGTAATACGTCCAGCCGAGATGGGCGTATCCGAGCGCATACGTCGGGTCCACCTCAATCGCGCGGCGGAATCGTTTGGCCGCTTCGCCATACTTCGCCTGGTCATAGAACGCCCGCCCGATCGTGTCGTGAATCTCCGCGTTGTATGGGTCAAGCTCGGATGCCTTCGTCAGCATCGCATCCGCTTCGGCGTAGGCGCGCGTCAGCCGCAGGTTGAGCGCCAACCGCAGGTACAGCAGGGAGAAGTTGGGGAATAGATCGATGGCGCGGCGATACTCTTCAATCGCGTTCTTATAACGCCCCAGGCTCTCGTAAGCGTAGCCCAGGTTCCGGTGCGCCAACCATGATTCGCCGCTGAGTTCGACCGCTTTGCGTGCCAGTTCCAGCGCGCGGTCGGGCCGGTTCTTGTCAGCATACGCTTCAGACAGATAAGCATAGGCATCGGCGTACTCCGGGCCCAATTGGATCGCCGTTTCGCCGGCCGTGATCGCTTCGTCCGCCTTGTTGCTCCAGTCGAGCGCCAGCGTCAGCACGGCGTAGTTCTGCGCGCTGCGCGGGTCGGCGTCGACGGCGCGGCGCGCATGCTTGACCGCCTCGTCGAATTTGCGCCGGTAGGTGAGCACCATCGCATAGCGCGACAACGCCAGGTCGCTGTTTGGCGCGGCCAGGACGGCACGCTGGAACGCTTCCTCCGCTTGCAGCAGGTTGCCGGAGGCAAACGCCTTGTCGCCTTTGGCGATGCGCTGTTCCAGGCTTTCGGACGGCGTCGGCGTCGGCGGCATCAGAGCGGGCGCGGCGCCCTGTTCCCGGGCCAGGTAGAGCGTGCCGACCGCCACGTACGCCGCAACTAACGCGATAAGCACGCCGAGCAGCTTGCGGCGCTTCGGACGCGCGGTGGTGCGCAGGTACATAGCGGCATTATAGCATCATCACCTGCTTTCCCGCAGTAGGCGCGGGTGCGGCACGACGATTCGGCCGCCGATCAGCGCCGGAATCCACGCATGACGATGCACTGTCCGGCAACGGGGATCGTGGTCAGAGTGGATGCCGGCTTGCTACATGCCGGCATGACGCGCTTGTGAGTCCCGACAGGTTTCCGGTGCGCGCTTTGAGGGGCAATCACGGTGATTACCCAGATCGACCAGACCTCGCGGGTTTTCAAAACCCGCGAGGTCTTGATGCGCGCCATCCGCTCAGATATGGGTAATCATCAAGGCAATCGTGTTGACACGCCGTTTGGCGCGTGCTACACTCGCCAAAAGCGGCGAGCGCGCCGCAGACCACCCTGGCCTGTTTACCCCGGAAACCACCATGACCATTGATCTGCGAATCGATAACGGCACTCTCGTCACCTCGGCGCACACGTTCGGCGCGTCGATCGGCATTCACAAAGGGCGCATTGTGCTGATCGGCGACCCGGCGCACCTGCCCCCGGCCACGCGGACGATCGATGCCGGCGGCCTGCTCGTGATGGCCGGGCTGATCGACCCGCACGTGCACATGCGCGACCCCGGCCACACGGAGCGCGAAGACTGGTTCCACGGCTCGCGCGCGGCGGTGGCCGGCGGCGTGACGTGCGTGCTGGAGCATCCAAACTCGGTGCCCCCGGTCACAAACCTCCAGCACTTCCAGTACAAGAAGGGCGTCGCGGAGGCGCAGTCGTGTGTCGACTTCGGCCTGTACGGCGGCATCGGCTTCTTCGACGACCGCGAGAGCGGCGAGCGGACGCCGCCCCAGATGGCGGACGTCGAGGCGCTGGTGAAAGCGGGCGTCTGCGCGTTCAAGACGTTCCTCTGGCCATATCCCGATCGCAAGGACGAGTTCGACGGCATCACCACGCTCGGCGCGAACGAGATGACGGTCGTCTTCGGCATGGTTGCGAAGACTGGCAAGGTACTGAACGTCCACGCCGAGGACAAGCCGACCGTGGACGCCGCGATGGCGCGCCTGTTGAGCCTACCGAGCCGCGGCCCGGAACTGCACGAGCCGTCGCGCCCGATCGAGGCCGAGTTGATCGCAGTGCGCCATGCCATCGAGATCGCACTGGCCGCCGGTGTGCGGCTGAACTTTCCGCACTGCAGCGGCGGCACAATCGTGGACGCCGTCGGCGCTGCGCGCGCGCAGGGTCACACGCAGATCACCGCCGAGACCTGCCCGCAGTATCTGTTCCTGACCGCCGAGCGCCTGCGCGTGGTTGGTCCATACGGCAAGATCAACCCACCGATCCGCAGCGCGGAAGAGCAGGCGTCGCTCTGGCGCGGTCTGAAGGCGGGGCTGGTGGAGACGATCGGCAGCGACCACGCGCCGCACTCGAAAGACGCGAAGGAGAAGGCGTGGGGCGACATCTTCGCCGCGCCCGCCGGGCATCCGGGGCTGGAGACGACGCTGCCGCTGATGCTGACCGCCGCGCACGAAGGCAAGCTGACCTACAACGACGTGACGCGACTATGCGCGGAGAATGTGGCGCGACTGTACGGCCTCTACCCGCGCAAGGGCATCTTGCAGGTTGGCGCCGACGCAGACATCATACTGATTGACCCGCAGCGCAAGGGCAAGTTCGACAGCCAGACGATGCAGACCAAGGGGCGCGAGACGGCCAAGCTATTCGAGGGCATGCCGTACACTGGCGCGCCGGTGATGACGCTGGTGCGTGGCCGCACGATGATGGACGACGGCCAGATCACCGGCCAGCCGGGCGACGGGCGGTTTTTGGCGGTGGGGGCGAAGTAGCATGACGCAGCCAAAAGATGCAGGCACGCCGACGAGAGTCTCCATTGACCTGACGATGTCCGAGGCCGAGGCGCGTGCAACGCTATGGCAGGGGCGCGGCCCTCGCGAACCGATGGGGAGGATGCTGGACTCAAAACAACTCGATAGTAACGATCTCGCATGGGCAATCGGACACGCGTACAATCCGCAAGTGCGTGCGGCAGCACGGACGCTCCTTGCGCTCTGGATTGGAAAACCTGCAACTGAGAAGGAGACGGAACGATTCGGGCCCGAAGTGATTATCGGGAGCCATTATCTTGAGGAACAAGAGACCGATAACCTGACTCAGTTTGCATTCTATGCAGGGTTTGGCTATGGCGTTGTCGCAATTGGCGGCTGTGCATTTGGGTTGCCACTGATCGCCTTGTTCATCATCAGCGTGATAAGTGGGCAGCCCAATGCAGTTCTTGCCCTTGAACTGGTTGCGGTACTTGTGGTATTCGGCGGCGTCGCGTTGGAGCTCTACAGGCGCATGCGGAGAAACGCACTCGCCTTTCGCAGCTTCCGCGCCGGACGCAAAGGTGAAGAAGCTGCGCTTGAAATACTGCGAGCCGCCTTGGATAACCGCTGGACAATCTTCCGCAGCCTGCACGTACCCGGCCACCAAAGCGATTGTGATCTGATTCTTGTTGGTCCAAGCGGTGTATGGCTGCTAGAAGTCAAAGCGTATCGCGGCACCCTGCGCGTCGATGGCCGCCGCTGGGAGCGGCAGACCAAGCGCGGATGGAGAACGCTCGAAGAGAATCCGTCCGACCAGGTCGCCCGCAACGCGACACGCTTGAACGACTTCCTCCAACGCCAGGGCATCAAGCGCTGGATCGATACGGCGATCGTGCTGGCCGAGCCACAGCCGATATCCAATCTGGAGGGATCAGAGATTCCGATCTGGCTCCTGCCACAATTGGAGAATAAAGTGGCAAAGCTGACAACGCGCAATCTGCCCAACGATGCGGATCTCGCCAAGATCGTGAAGATCCTGACCGACGTGGCGGCCAAACAGTTGGCGAAGGAAGAAGCCGAAGCCAATAAGTGATGCGCGGTAGCCGAGATGTTTCGCGCATGGCAAGCCGTTCAGGTGTGCCTTGCCTTCGCGCTGACTAGAAACATCGCCACTACTGGCATCGTTGCACGCTCCAACTCGTCATGCCAGCAATGTCCTGTGCCACCCGCCGAAGGCGCGTCGGCGCCGCTGCGCGGCGCGGCACAGGATGCAAGTTAGCCGGCATCCACGTCAACATCTGGCGTGCGTACAGGCCCGTGTTGCGCCCGCCTGGATGCCGGCTTTCGCCGGCATGACGGATTGGAAGCCCGGCATACCAGTTTCTGCCGCATCGCATACCGCCCACGGTATGGTCATTCTCAGCATGACATGAAGCATTTCAAGGAGAACTCATGGCCCCCTACAAGCGAACCATCCTCGGCACCTGCTGTGTGCCATGGAACGCAGACGGCTCGCTGGCGGAGGAAACGTTCCGCGCCAGCATCCACGACCAGATCACACGCGGCATCCCCGACCAATACATCTTCGGCACCGCCGGCGAAGGCTACGCCGTGACGGAAGCGCAGTTCGACACGATCACGCGCATCTTCGCCGAGGAGATGCGCGCCGGTGGCTCCGAGCCGATGGTCGGCGTGATCAGCCTCTCGCTGCGCACGATCATCGAGCGGATCGAGCGCGCCAACGCGCTCGGCGTCCGCCAGTTCCAGATCTCCCTGCCGTCGTGGGGGGCGCTGAACGAGCGCGAGATGCTAACGTTCTTCAAGGAGACGTGCGGGCGCTTCCCCGATTCGCAGTTCCTGCACTACAACCTGCCGCGCACGAAGCGGCTCGTCATGCCGGAGGAGTACGCCAGACTCGTCAGGCTGCACCCGAATCTCGTCGCCATCAAGTACGGCGGCGCCGACCTGACCGTCATCAGCGGCATCCTGCGGCTCGCGCCGGAGCTCCGGCTTTTCCTTGGCGACGGTTCGTACCCGCTCGGCTGCATGCTCGGCGAGCCGGGGCTGCTGGTTTCGATCGCGACGAGCAATCCGCCGCTGGCGCGCCACTACTTTGAGCTTGGCGTCGCAGGAGACATGCCGAAGCTGATGGCGATGCGGCAGGAACTGATGGGCATGCTCGACGAGTTGTACGGGGCGATGGGCACTTCGCTGATCGATGGCGCGTACGACAAAGTCTTCTCGAAAATACGTCTGTCGCAGTTCCCGCTGCGGCTGCTGCCGCCGTACGAACACGCCAGCGAGGAGCAGTTCGCGAAATACTGCGCGGCGCTGCGGGCGCGTTACCGGGCGTGGATTGTGTAGGCCCCGCGCGAGCGAGGGAGCGATGCAAAGGCGGGCGACCAGTCAGCAGTCCTGGCACGCATCATACCGGAACGGCTACGAAGACGTGCAAGCAATCGGGCGCCAGCAATTCTCATTTGGGCTTTGGGCGGGTACTTTCCAATGCCGACTTGCTATGAACTGGCCCCCCTGGTGCTTGTCACGCAAGCTGGCTCGACAAGTAAGCGGCGTTGCCCTCCCCCCGACCCCCTCCCAACTTCGTTGGGAGGGGGCGAGATTCTAAGGGGAGGTGCGCGGCGGCTGCGCCGCCGCGCACCGCCCCGTTAGCTTTTCCCCCGCGCGCGGGGGAGCAGGGGCCAGGGGATGAGGGGGCAACCTGGCGGCTGGCTCCAAAATGAGAATTGCTGATCGGGCACGCTGGCATTTTGACCTCGTATCAGGGCATGGTAAACTCGCCGCGATACCATACCACAATGGAACGAACGGAATGACTGAAGGCAAAGCAACGGCTTGTGCAAATGCAAACATCGCCCTCATCAAGTAATCACAATGTAACACCGCCGCTGGTGCTCACGGCAAGGCTCGTAGTTGAGCGTTCCGGAGACCGTATTGTCGCCGGTGTTTTCGCAACAATACGGGTGCAGAGGGAGATTGCCCGTGTGTTTGTTGGATCTTGAAAGATCGGGCATGTCCCCAACTGTATTGGCAATTACAGAATAGCAAATATGTTGGGCGAGGGCAACCGCAATCGCGGTTGCCCTCTCTTTTTGTTCCTCTGTTCGCCTCCCCGATTTGGTGCCAGGTCCCCGTGCAATTCGGGCCGCCAGTGGTTGCACCGTGCTGGCCGAATAGGTATAATCCGCGGCAAAGAGACGAACCGCAGCATCACTGGCCGCAGGAGGGAGCCATGCCGATCCCGCCGACCGGCACCGTTACGTTCCTCTTCACCGACATCGAGGGCAGCACGCGCCTCGCCCAGCAGTTTCCCGCTGCGTGGCCCGGCGCCCGGGCGCGCCATCATGCCATCCTCAAAAGCGCCATTGAATCGCGCGGCGGCTATGTCTTCCAAGTTATCGGCGACGCCTTTTGCGCCGCGTTCCACACCGCGCCCGACGCGATAGCGACAGCACTTGACGCCCAGCGTGCCCTGTACGCGGAGCCCTGGGGAGATGCGGTCGTCCGCATCCGGGTAGGCGTCCATACCGGCGCTGCCACAGCCCGGCCTGACGGCGACTACGAGGGGTACCTGACGCTCGTGCGCGTGCAGCGCATCATGTCCGGCGCGTACGGCGGGCAGGTGCTGTTATCACAATCTACCGCTGAACTGGTGGGCGATGCACAACGTGATGGAGTCGGACTGCGCGACCTCGGCACACACCGCCTCAAAGATCTCGGCGCGCCGGAGCATCTGCACCAACTCATCATGCCCGGCTTGCCTGCCGACTTCCCGCCGCTCAAGACGGCCGACCATCCCAACAACTTGCCGACGCAACTGACCTCGTTCATCGGGCGCGAGGCCGAAGTCGCGGAGGTGCGCCACTTGCTTGACACCACACGCCTGCTAACCCTGATGGGCGCGGGTGGCGTCGGTAAGACGCGCCTCGCTCTGCAGGTTGCCGCCGAGGAACTTGTCGCGTTCCCCGACGGCGTCTGGTTTGTCGAACTGGCGCCGCTGGCGGATCCCGCCCTCGTACCCAGCACCATCGCCTCAGCGGTCGGTGTGCGCGAGGAACCGAGGCGCCCGATGCTCGCGACGCTGGGCGACCACTTCCGCGCCAAGACCGCCCTCATCGTGCTGGACAACTGCGAACATCTGATCGCGGATGCCGCGCAGGTCTGCGACACGCTGCTGCACGCCGCCCCGCACCTCACGATGATCGCCACCAGTCGCGAAGCACTCGGGATCGCGGGCGAACGCGCCTACCGTGTACCGTCGTTGGGTATTCCTGCCGCGACAATGCCAGTCGATGCACTTTCGCACGTCGCTTCGGTGCAGTTGTTCAGCGAACGTGCGCGCGCCGCGAAAACAGATTTCGCGCTTACGAGCACCAATGCGCCGGCGGTCGCCCAGATCTGCCGCCGTCTCGACGGCATCCCGCTCGCCATCGAACTCGCGGCGGCGCGCATCAAGGCACTGTCGCCCGAACAGATCGCCGCGCGACTGGACGACCGCTTTCGCCTGTTGACTGGCGGTAGCCGCACGGCGATGCCGCGCCAACAGACTCTGCGCGCGGCAGTAGACTGGTCGTACAGCCTGTTGAGCGAACCGGAGCGCACCCTCATGCGACGGCTGGCGGTATTTGCGGGTGGCTGGACGCTGGAGGCGGCGGAGGCGGTGTGTGCTGATGATGGGCTTCAGTCAGACGACGTACTCGACCTACTAATGCACCTGGCGGACAAGTCGTTGGTGGTAGTCGAGACGACGGAAGATGCGGTTCGCTACCGCATGCTAGAGACGGTGCGCCAGTACGCGCGCGAAAAACTGTTCGATTCCGGCGAAGGCGCGCAACTGCGCAAGCAACATCTGAACTATTTCCGGTCGCTGGCGCAATCGGCCGAGCCGCATTTGAACGGTGCCGAGCAAGGCGCATGGCTTTGCCGCCTCGACATGGACGTCGACAACTTGCGAAGCGCTATTGACTGGGGACGCGAGGGAGGAGAGGCACTGACTGCACTACAGTTGGTGACTACCCTGGGCAGATTCTGGTTGGCACGCGGATACAGCGATGGAATTGAGCGGTTGCGGAGAGGCATCGCCTCGGCTGAAACTGCCGGGCCGTTGCCACCCGACCTGCTGGCGCGAGGCAGAGCTCTCCGCTGGTTAGGCCTCCTGCTCTGGGGCTTGCAGGGGCGCTACTCAGACGCGCGACCGGTTCTCGCTGAGGCGGTGGCCATTGCGACGAAATTGGACGATCACGCTCTTATCCTTTCGGCACGCGCGCAGTTGGGCAGGGTTTTGGCGATTCTTGGCGAACACGATGAAGCACACGCACAGTTAGAGGAGAACCTCCGCTTGGCGCACGTGCTGACCAGTGCATATGATATTGGATGGACACTAGATTTCCTTGGGGAGTTGCATCTGCTGCAGGGCAATTTGCATCTTGCGGAGCAGGCAATGACCGAAAGCGTCAGTTATGCGGAAGAATCGGGAGATCTTCTGCTCTGCTCCGGGCTGGACGGCTACCTTGGCCGCTTTGCGCTCGAGCACGGGGAACTCAAGCAAGCCGAGGAGCGCTTCCGACGCTGCCTGCAGCAAATCGTGCTGATCGGCATGCGCTGGCGTGTCCCGATCAGCGCTGTACACTTTGCCGCACTCGCTTTGGCTCATCGACAATACGAACGGTCGGCGCGGCTGCTGGGCGCATGTATGCAGCTTTCCGAGACAATGGAAGCCGAACTGAATCCGATGAGCCGCATATTGAAGGAACGTGTTTTTGCCGAGCTACGCGCCCAGATGGAACCGAAAAGATTCGACCTAGCCTGGTCTGGTGGCCGCGCCATGTCCTACGACGAAGTGGTCGCCTACGCGCTGGAGGGCAGCGATGCTTGATCGTCCGACCGGCACCGTCACATTTCTCTTCACGGACATCGAGGGCAGCACGCGCCTCGCGCAGCAACACCCCGCTGCATGGCCGGCGGCCCAGGCGCGCCACCACGCCATCCTCCAGAACGCTATCGAGTCGCACGGCGGGTACGTCTTTCAAGTCATCGGCGACGCGTTCTGCGCGGCGTTCCATACCGCGCTCGATGCGCTGGCGGCGGCGCTCGATGCCCAGCACGCTCTGAACGCTGAACTGTGGGGCGATGCAATCGTGCGCGTGCGCATGGGCTTACATACCGGGGCAGCAACCGCCCGAGCCGATGGCGACTATGAGGGCTACCTGACACTGGTGCGGGTGCAGCGCATCATGTCGGGCGCGTATGGTGGCCAGGTGCTCATGTCGCAAGACGTGGCCGATCTGGTTGGGCGAGACCTGCCAGCGGGCGTTAGCTTGCTCGACCTCGGCACGCACCGGCTCAAAGACCTCACTGCCCCAGAGCATCTATTCCAGGTTGTCGCGCAGGGTCTTCCAACGAACTTCCCGCCGCTCAAGACCGCCGATCATCCGAACAATCTACCGACGCAACTGACGTCGTTCATCGGGCGCGATGCGGAAGTCGCGGAGGTGCGCCGACTGCTGGGCGGCACGCGCCTGCTGACTCTCATGGGCGCCGGTGGCGTGGGCAAGACGCGGCTGGCCTTGCAGGTCGCCGCCGAAGAACTCGCCGCCTTCCCGGACGGCGTGTGGTTTGCCGAACTGGCGCCGCTGGCTGATCCAACCCTAATTGCCAGCACTATCGCCTCCGCGGTCGGTGTGCGCGAGGAGCCGAATCGCCCGATTCTGGGACAGCTGGGCGACTATTTCCGTGGAAAGACCGCTCTCGTCGTGCTGGACAACTGCGAACACCTGATTGCCGACGCCGCACAGGTTTGCGACACGCTCCTGCACGCCGCGCCACACCTCAAGATCATCGCCACCAGCCGCGAGGCACTGGGCATTGCA
This is a stretch of genomic DNA from Chloroflexota bacterium. It encodes these proteins:
- a CDS encoding NapC/NirT family cytochrome c, with the protein product MFRRLWDRFRSISRRAWAFTGIGTVVSVVLLAGILVGWDYTNSPPFCGTTCHTMPPEYTAYLVSPHARVSCVECHIGRTFIGNAFTRKAGDMMHVVRMLSANYEVPIYAKGMQPASESCEKCHWPQKFADDKVKLINHYAADEQNSLATTLLTMKTGGGTTREGRGLGIHWHIENEITYVATDELDQNIPWVQVKDETGKVTVYADVEKPLTPDQIAKAEKKEMSCITCHNRISHTFRSPEQVIDQALSSKRLDVNMPAIARKSVEVLSTPYKSADEAKQAIEGLDGFYKKEYADYYARNTKTVQNAIAFLKTSYETLVFPSEEISWTTHPDNIGHKNSSGCFRCHDGKHFTQDNSKAIRLECNICHTLPQVYTSVESKPSVTLAKGLEPESHAKTTWLIEHRAVFNETCQQCHDTRNPGSKDNSSFCSNVACHGVKWTYAGLNAPGLAKVFPAAAPRVANPNATPPNIPHPIGGKPDCLICHGQKSTSRPAPTSHATIDIALCLDCHKPSFPPPASEVTVTGPPTVPHDLAGRAECLGCHNGGGAKTPQVPKFHLDFKFTNSNCLTCHALKLNPNLPKNVGFPALPASHAGRSVCLACHAEGVLGAKKLPTSHAGRVDSACLTCHQPK
- a CDS encoding tetratricopeptide repeat protein; translated protein: MYLRTTARPKRRKLLGVLIALVAAYVAVGTLYLAREQGAAPALMPPTPTPSESLEQRIAKGDKAFASGNLLQAEEAFQRAVLAAPNSDLALSRYAMVLTYRRKFDEAVKHARRAVDADPRSAQNYAVLTLALDWSNKADEAITAGETAIQLGPEYADAYAYLSEAYADKNRPDRALELARKAVELSGESWLAHRNLGYAYESLGRYKNAIEEYRRAIDLFPNFSLLYLRLALNLRLTRAYAEADAMLTKASELDPYNAEIHDTIGRAFYDQAKYGEAAKRFRRAIEVDPTYALGYAHLGWTYYAQRQYEEAIPNFEEAIKRGVTTTEFYYELGLSYAFLDQCDKARPWLDKALAQEPDSEPALQGKILCEGK
- a CDS encoding amidohydrolase family protein; amino-acid sequence: MTIDLRIDNGTLVTSAHTFGASIGIHKGRIVLIGDPAHLPPATRTIDAGGLLVMAGLIDPHVHMRDPGHTEREDWFHGSRAAVAGGVTCVLEHPNSVPPVTNLQHFQYKKGVAEAQSCVDFGLYGGIGFFDDRESGERTPPQMADVEALVKAGVCAFKTFLWPYPDRKDEFDGITTLGANEMTVVFGMVAKTGKVLNVHAEDKPTVDAAMARLLSLPSRGPELHEPSRPIEAELIAVRHAIEIALAAGVRLNFPHCSGGTIVDAVGAARAQGHTQITAETCPQYLFLTAERLRVVGPYGKINPPIRSAEEQASLWRGLKAGLVETIGSDHAPHSKDAKEKAWGDIFAAPAGHPGLETTLPLMLTAAHEGKLTYNDVTRLCAENVARLYGLYPRKGILQVGADADIILIDPQRKGKFDSQTMQTKGRETAKLFEGMPYTGAPVMTLVRGRTMMDDGQITGQPGDGRFLAVGAK
- a CDS encoding NERD domain-containing protein — encoded protein: MTQPKDAGTPTRVSIDLTMSEAEARATLWQGRGPREPMGRMLDSKQLDSNDLAWAIGHAYNPQVRAAARTLLALWIGKPATEKETERFGPEVIIGSHYLEEQETDNLTQFAFYAGFGYGVVAIGGCAFGLPLIALFIISVISGQPNAVLALELVAVLVVFGGVALELYRRMRRNALAFRSFRAGRKGEEAALEILRAALDNRWTIFRSLHVPGHQSDCDLILVGPSGVWLLEVKAYRGTLRVDGRRWERQTKRGWRTLEENPSDQVARNATRLNDFLQRQGIKRWIDTAIVLAEPQPISNLEGSEIPIWLLPQLENKVAKLTTRNLPNDADLAKIVKILTDVAAKQLAKEEAEANK
- a CDS encoding dihydrodipicolinate synthase family protein, whose product is MAPYKRTILGTCCVPWNADGSLAEETFRASIHDQITRGIPDQYIFGTAGEGYAVTEAQFDTITRIFAEEMRAGGSEPMVGVISLSLRTIIERIERANALGVRQFQISLPSWGALNEREMLTFFKETCGRFPDSQFLHYNLPRTKRLVMPEEYARLVRLHPNLVAIKYGGADLTVISGILRLAPELRLFLGDGSYPLGCMLGEPGLLVSIATSNPPLARHYFELGVAGDMPKLMAMRQELMGMLDELYGAMGTSLIDGAYDKVFSKIRLSQFPLRLLPPYEHASEEQFAKYCAALRARYRAWIV
- a CDS encoding tetratricopeptide repeat protein; this translates as MPIPPTGTVTFLFTDIEGSTRLAQQFPAAWPGARARHHAILKSAIESRGGYVFQVIGDAFCAAFHTAPDAIATALDAQRALYAEPWGDAVVRIRVGVHTGAATARPDGDYEGYLTLVRVQRIMSGAYGGQVLLSQSTAELVGDAQRDGVGLRDLGTHRLKDLGAPEHLHQLIMPGLPADFPPLKTADHPNNLPTQLTSFIGREAEVAEVRHLLDTTRLLTLMGAGGVGKTRLALQVAAEELVAFPDGVWFVELAPLADPALVPSTIASAVGVREEPRRPMLATLGDHFRAKTALIVLDNCEHLIADAAQVCDTLLHAAPHLTMIATSREALGIAGERAYRVPSLGIPAATMPVDALSHVASVQLFSERARAAKTDFALTSTNAPAVAQICRRLDGIPLAIELAAARIKALSPEQIAARLDDRFRLLTGGSRTAMPRQQTLRAAVDWSYSLLSEPERTLMRRLAVFAGGWTLEAAEAVCADDGLQSDDVLDLLMHLADKSLVVVETTEDAVRYRMLETVRQYAREKLFDSGEGAQLRKQHLNYFRSLAQSAEPHLNGAEQGAWLCRLDMDVDNLRSAIDWGREGGEALTALQLVTTLGRFWLARGYSDGIERLRRGIASAETAGPLPPDLLARGRALRWLGLLLWGLQGRYSDARPVLAEAVAIATKLDDHALILSARAQLGRVLAILGEHDEAHAQLEENLRLAHVLTSAYDIGWTLDFLGELHLLQGNLHLAEQAMTESVSYAEESGDLLLCSGLDGYLGRFALEHGELKQAEERFRRCLQQIVLIGMRWRVPISAVHFAALALAHRQYERSARLLGACMQLSETMEAELNPMSRILKERVFAELRAQMEPKRFDLAWSGGRAMSYDEVVAYALEGSDA